GAAGATGCACAAGTTGAAGAAGACACAGATACAGATGCATTATTAACGGCTGCGGCGGCGGGAGTGCATTCTTCCTTCTTCTTCCGACGGCTCCGACCTCCTCTCTTCCGCTTCTTGCTCCGCCGTTGCACGTCTGTCATTGTTTTCAATTTAATAATTACCTcagaattaattttattttcaggGTTGATAACTCCACAAGCAGAAAAGGGACACTGGTTCGATGGGAGAATTAAATTTGGGCCGTTGCAAACGAAGTCAACGAGATTTGGTCCCGGGCTGGGTGGCGAAGAAAGTGAACGAAGCCCCATTAACTAAAAAGGTGTGTTGGGCTGGACAATCTAATTGAATCGTAGGTTTAATGTCCCTGGTATAACTGGTGGCCCATTGTAGGAAGAGCCCAGAACTACAACAGGGGGCCCAACCCCAGCTTACTTTCGACTTTTGAGATTGGCTGGTAAATCTGCTTTTTCCGTTCGCCAAGCGCCATCTACTGCATATTTAACAAGTTGATCGGCAGCGTATGATTCCACCCGTCAAGATTTTCGGAGCATGTAAGAATGTGAAATGATTGACCCAGTTGCATTCACGTACCGTCAAAACTGGCCTCATCAATTACTCTGTTTTCGGGGATCGATCTGTTTTCGAAAATACTCCCCTTGAAACAACCTGGAAACTGTTTGAGGAACGCCTCACAGGACTGTGTATAACTGTGCTATTAAATTATGTTTCATGGAAAAACATTATAGGGAATTGTTGTTACTTTTTCGCCGTTTGTTTTCATTTGGAAGGCCCGATCATCACACTGTATCTGTGGCCCTTAATGCTTGTTCCAGCTTTTTGAAGAGTATTCTGAGCCGGATGTTGTTTTGTTGACTACGATGATCACTGGGTATGAACAGAACAGAGAACCAGAAGAGGCACTTGCCTTTTTCCCAAAAATGATAGTCATTGATAGGGTTGTGGCCATGGTTCGCCGGAACGGAACGACAAATATTGTTCCAATTCTAATGTTATGTTGCGGAATGGGTGCGAAACAGTTGTATTTAACTTTTGGGATGGGATGGTTGCGGAACGGCAGCTCACTCATCTATGTATCAGGTGATATTTTGTTGTGGCAGTCAATATTGAAAGAACTAGCACTAAAACCAACTTTTGGGGTCGGTTGGGGGCGACCAAAATCCGGGAAAAAGACGGAAGCAGAGGAGCAACTTCCAATGGGAGTTTCTGTAAAGATCATGCAAAACACCGTTTTCCATAGAATGGTGAGCCGCCATATAAAATCCAGAGACAGCTCCACGCAGGCAACCCTCAAATTATGGTCACATAATGAATCTTTGTTATTATATGAATTCAGTTTGTGTATTTCCAATTATACAATTTACGAGGTTACATTTTGGATGACAGGACAAGTGCCCAACATAAGACAAGTTACTCCGGATAAAGCAGCTGAGAGTAATGTTATTATTTCCCAAGAataagataataaaaaaaatctataggGTCATATGTTTCTCTTATTTTAGGATTGAaagaatgatttatttattattctttgggaaaatttgcatattttttgttCTATGTCACGTTGTCAATCAAGTTATAGTCCgctaatttgtaatttttttcgattttaattatttttcatcagAGTGTTGACATGACACTGTAAATGATGACATGTTACTCGAGATTGTTGACGCAATGACAGATATTGTTGATGTGTCTCCAATGGAAAAtgactaaattttttaaaaaaatgcaaattgGTAGACTAAAATCGTGAATTGACCAATAATAAGTTGTgaccaaaaattaaaaacatacaaattatatgaccaaaaatgtaatttttctgaaattcaaAATTACTATGCAAATTATTAGTATTGATTGAGGTATATTTAACTTTTAAGACAACATCCACTAAATTAGCATGAGTAACTTAGAGAGAAGAGGCTCTGatgttaaaacaattaaaaaggCTGAGACGGTTTCTTCTATAAATGGAAAGAGAAAGATTCACTCAAGGGTATTTCCTCTTGGGGTAGTTAATCAAAAGCTGAAGGGGGGAATAGTCCGTTGCTTCTAACTCAAACAatacaaagaaaaaaaaggtcCTCTCATTCATCTATAAAGTAGAGCTAACCTTGCATCCTATCCAAGCAATCACACTAGTATAtaccaattatatatatatatataattggtaTATACTAGAGTGATTGTTATATATATCTTCTTGCATTCTTCTCGTATAACTACCATACACTTGGAAACAAGGGAAGAGTAAAAGAGGCTAATACGTAGTTCCATGGAAGCAGCCATGGTGGAAGCCCTCCTATTCGGAGATGCAGAGACTCGGGTTTTGGCTGCCAGAGATATTGGCAATCTTGACAAGAAGCAAAAGCAGATTTTAGCCGAAAAAGGAGTGGTTTCTTCCTTGGTTTTGATGCTTCACACTACACAAAATTATGAAACCATTCAAGCTGCTCTCTTCGCCCTGCTTAATCTAGCCTACGGAAGTGAAAGGTTGGTGTTAAATGTAtgcatatgatttttaaataaacaCACCATCTTACATGGATTTATTGTTTGATATTTATACTAAACCTTTTCAGGAACAAAGTTCTAATTGCTAAATCTGGTGCTATACCAGCTATTCTGAAAATCGTGCAATGGGAGAATGAGTCATTGCTAGAGCTCGCATTGGCAGCCTTGCTGATCCTCTCTTCTTGCTCGGCAAACAAGCCTGAAATCGCATCATCTGGGGCGATTCAACTTCTCTTCCAACTCCTATACCTACAATTTCCTAACTGCAATAACATTAGCCATCAGGCCAAGCTTGATATCTTGTCCACGTTGAACAATCTCTCCACGTCACCACAGATCATCCCAACTCTTGTGATGTCAGGTGGCCTGATCTATTTGCTCCAACTGATTTATGAGTCCGAAAGATCGTCAGACTTGGCTGAGAAATCTATTGCATTGGTCGAATCAATTGTTTCTTCATCAGATATTGCCCTGAATCAGGTACAAATCACCAAAACAACCAAGCATTTTAAAGGGAATCGAGTTTTAACTTTTTTGGGTCAGCATTACAAAACGAAGACATCTAATATCATAGTATTTTTGACATCAGGTTTCTGAAACTGGAGGAATGATCCAGGTTTTGGTGGAGGCAGTGGAGGAGGGATCAGCTGCCACCAAGGAACACGCAGTGGGGATTCTAGTGTTGATATGCAAAAGCTGCAAGGAGAAATACAGAGGAATGATTTTGAGAGAAGGTGCAGTACCGGGGCTACTACAGTTGAGCGTTGATGGTACATGGCTAGCTAAAGAAAAGGCGAAAGCTTTGCTTTTACTGCTTAGAGATCGCTCCAGTGGAGGTTCTTCGAAGATTCAGCAATCCAAGAATGTGATGTTCGAAGAGGTAATGAGGGAGATTGATAGAAGGGAGAGGGCAGGGACATCAACTCAGTTGGTAGAGGAGATGATTGCCAAACTTAGGACGTGATGATTTTAAGCTTTTgtttattgatttttctttttttattgacTTGTTGGTTACCAAGGCATGAATTATATTTTACTTTCTTGTGTACATAAGTAATCGGAGGAGATttttaagaaagtttatgtttggCTCTTAGTTATTACTACCTTAGAATAAGTATAACCAAATTCCCATGCAAATGAAATCTTTGTGACGTATCAATGCAGTTTAGCCTAATCTATGAAAGAACATCAATTTAGATATTGATTCATATAAGGTAGTCAATGCGAACAATTCAATTCAGTTGTTCATTAGTATTTATCCCACAAAAAAGTGTCTATAAAACTCTTTTAAtccaataatttataacatCCTGCTCCTAAACAGAGAGAATAATAAGGTGATTATCATGTTAAGCAATCGTTAAAAACTGCATCCATATACATAGATTATAGATCTGTCCTTGAAAGAAAAGGGTAGTTCAGTAGGTCAATTATTAGCAATTTGACAATCACTTGCAGTATAAGAAAGgacaaataattattcaacagCAGCAATTTACACTTATCATACATCAAATAAGGAACAAAAATTTGAACCTCATCTCAGTGAAAAAATTACCGTCTGAATACAATTATTTAAGAAGATAGAGTTCTCTTAAAATGAAAAACATATCAAAAGAAATCAATCTCATAGTAATTACCCGAAGGCTTCACATCAACACCTTGCACCTTCGAGGTTGCCcgtgctgctgctgctggtgcCCTCCCATCTTGCATCAAGAATGGAGGGGGGATGTCTGGAGGACTGGCACAACGTATAAGAGCCCAATTCACATTCTGAAAAA
The Primulina huaijiensis isolate GDHJ02 unplaced genomic scaffold, ASM1229523v2 scaffold4153, whole genome shotgun sequence genome window above contains:
- the LOC140969435 gene encoding U-box domain-containing protein 45-like — translated: MEAAMVEALLFGDAETRVLAARDIGNLDKKQKQILAEKGVVSSLVLMLHTTQNYETIQAALFALLNLAYGSERNKVLIAKSGAIPAILKIVQWENESLLELALAALLILSSCSANKPEIASSGAIQLLFQLLYLQFPNCNNISHQAKLDILSTLNNLSTSPQIIPTLVMSGGLIYLLQLIYESERSSDLAEKSIALVESIVSSSDIALNQVSETGGMIQVLVEAVEEGSAATKEHAVGILVLICKSCKEKYRGMILREGAVPGLLQLSVDGTWLAKEKAKALLLLLRDRSSGGSSKIQQSKNVMFEEVMREIDRRERAGTSTQLVEEMIAKLRT